Genomic DNA from Candidatus Sphingomonas phytovorans:
TCTTTACGCCGGGTCATGTGGCACGGTTCCTGCTGAACGATGGCCAATGCGGAACCCCTTGCCATGACCCGGACGACACGCGGCACCCTGCTGAAGGTCGCGGCGCTGTGCGTGCTCGTCCTAGTACTCTGCATCGCACCCGCCCCGCGGCTCAGCGCAGGGCTTGAGTTCCGGTCGCTGCGACTGTCGCTGTCGGTGGGGGGCGACCCCGTCCATTTTCGGACGGCCCCGTCCGAAAATGGACGGCCGCGCGACATCAGCCTGAACCTTCATATCGGCAAAGCCCGATAGTAGACACCGCCCCCAACCGGGCGGGGCCTTTTCCCGGCGGTCAGGCTTCATACATGGGAAACCGGATAGATATTCTCGCGGGCGGCCCGACCGACCGCCTGGACGAAGAGGCAGAATGTTCCCCGATCTTGGCGCCACCACGCCCCTTTATCTGTTGCTGGCCGGCCTGATCGTCGCGGCGGTGATCGGGCGGCGCATGCCGGTGATGCGGACGCTGACCACGCTCGTCATCTGGGGCGTGCTGGGCGCGGTAGTCGTGATGTTGGTGCGCGATCGTGGGCGCTTCGACCCCTATCTGACCAAGGTTGCCGGCCTGCTCCAGGCCGACAAACAGGAAGTGGTGGGCAAGGAGGTCCGCATCCGCATGGCTGACGACGGCCATTTCTGGATCCGAGTGCGGATCGGCGGGGTCGAGCGGCGCATGCTGGTCGACAGCGGCGCGACGGTGACCGCGCTTTCCGCCCAGACCGCGGCCGAGGCCGGGATCGAGGTGGACGACACGCCCTTCCCCGTCGTGCTGCGCACCGCTAACGGCATGGTCAACGCCCAGGCCGGAACGATCCCGGAGCTCCGCTTCGGCACGATCGTCGCGCGGCGGCTGGCGGTGGTCGTCTCGCCCGCGTTCGGCGATACCGACGTGATCGGCATGAACTTCCTGTCGCGGCTCAAATCCTGGCGGGTCGAGGGGCGGACGCTGATCCTTGAACCCAACCATCCCCAGCCGGTGAAACCCGAGACGGCGTGAACCCTTTTCCTTTCGCCCGGAAGGAATGTCGATGCGCCCGGGCAATCTTCCCGAACAATGACTTTGGCTTCCCCCGGCAATCGCCATAGGACAGCGCGCACCACCGGACAGGATGATCGATGATCGCACGCGCTGCCCTCGCCTCCGCCCTGATGATGGCCGCCGCGCCGTCCTCGGCATCCGACTATATCGTGATCCGCAGGGAGATCCTGGTCGATCGCCCGGCCGATGCGGTGTGGAAGCGGGTCGGCGGCTATTGCGCCATCGCCGAATGGCTGAAGCTGAAATGCGAAATCGTCTCTGGCACCGGCGGTGTCGGCACGATCCGGCGCCTCAACGACACGACCCTGGAACCGATGGTCGCCAGCACATCGCATTCCTACACCTACAGCCAGACGGCTGGCGGCATGGCCGGCTTCGCCTATAACGGCACGCTGGCGGTGGAGCCGGCCGGCACGGGCAAGTCGCGGATCGTCTACACGCTGATCTACGACGCGGCGCTGATGCCGTCGGACGAGGTCCGCAAGGCCCAGTTCGACCGGATCAACCCGCGCTTCCAGGGCGCGATCGAAACGATGAAGGTGCTGGCCGAGGCGGAAAAATAGCCGCCTCGACACTCACGCCCCGGCTCACATCGTCGCCATGCCGCCTGCCCCGAGCGCCATCCACAGCGCCATCGCCACCATCATCACATTCTCGGTCAGCGATACGAAGCCGAGCGGCACCTTGCTGTCGCCGCCGACGCACGCGCACTTGATATCGCGCTTGTCGATATAGACCGCCTTGAACACCGACACCGCGCCGATCCCGCCGATCACCAACGCGATCGGCACCGACAACCAGGTCAGCGCGCCCGACACCATCAGCACGCCCGCAAGCCCCTCCGCATAGGGATAGATGCTGCCATAGGGCACCCAGCGCTTCGCCAGTAGATCATAGTTCAGGAACATGGCCGAGAAACGCTCGACATCCTGCAGCTTGAGCAGTGCGAGCACACACATGCTGAAGGCGATGAACCATTCGCCCGCCCGGATGGTGATGGGCGTGCCGTACACGGCCTGGCTCGCCGCCAGCGCCATCAGCGCGGTCATCGCGAACAGCATGATCACCGGGCGATAGCTCGTCGCGCCGGGGTCGCGCACCTTCTTGCCGAAGAAGCGGCGCAGATCGTCATAGCCGCCGATCCGCCGCCCGTCGATAAACGTCTGCGGCGTGGTCTTCACGCCATGCTCGGCCTTGAACGCGTCGGTCTCCTCGCGCGTCGTGAGCCAGCGGTCGTCGACCACATAGCCTTGGCGGCGGAGCAGGTCCTTCGCCTTCAGCCCCCAGGGGCAGACATGGTCCTGCATGACCATGCGATGGAGGATGGCCGTCCTGGCCGGCGGGGTCGTCATCTTGGCATCTCCAGCTTGTGCGCGATCGAACCCGACCCATATGGGGTCCGGACCATGGTACGGAGTCAAGCGGTGGCTGACATGACGATTGCGGGGCTTGCGCGCGAAGGCAGTGTTGGGGTCGAGACGGTGCGCTATTACCAGCGCCGCGGCCTGATCGACGAGCCGGCACGTACCGGCGGATCGGGCCTTGCGGGCGGCGTTCGTCGTTATGGGAGGGATCATGTCCGGCGGCTCCGCTTCATCCGCTCGGCGCAGGGCGCCGGCTTCACGCTTGAGGAGATAAGCGAGCTGCTGGCCCTTGACGCGACCGAGGATCGCGATCGGGCACGGCGGCTGGCAACGGAGCGGCTCGCCGCGCTTGACGAGAAAATCGACGAGCTTCAGCGCGCGCGGAGTGCGCTGACGCGGCTCG
This window encodes:
- a CDS encoding TIGR02281 family clan AA aspartic protease → MFPDLGATTPLYLLLAGLIVAAVIGRRMPVMRTLTTLVIWGVLGAVVVMLVRDRGRFDPYLTKVAGLLQADKQEVVGKEVRIRMADDGHFWIRVRIGGVERRMLVDSGATVTALSAQTAAEAGIEVDDTPFPVVLRTANGMVNAQAGTIPELRFGTIVARRLAVVVSPAFGDTDVIGMNFLSRLKSWRVEGRTLILEPNHPQPVKPETA
- a CDS encoding SRPBCC family protein; translated protein: MIARAALASALMMAAAPSSASDYIVIRREILVDRPADAVWKRVGGYCAIAEWLKLKCEIVSGTGGVGTIRRLNDTTLEPMVASTSHSYTYSQTAGGMAGFAYNGTLAVEPAGTGKSRIVYTLIYDAALMPSDEVRKAQFDRINPRFQGAIETMKVLAEAEK
- a CDS encoding glutaredoxin family protein, which translates into the protein MTTPPARTAILHRMVMQDHVCPWGLKAKDLLRRQGYVVDDRWLTTREETDAFKAEHGVKTTPQTFIDGRRIGGYDDLRRFFGKKVRDPGATSYRPVIMLFAMTALMALAASQAVYGTPITIRAGEWFIAFSMCVLALLKLQDVERFSAMFLNYDLLAKRWVPYGSIYPYAEGLAGVLMVSGALTWLSVPIALVIGGIGAVSVFKAVYIDKRDIKCACVGGDSKVPLGFVSLTENVMMVAMALWMALGAGGMATM
- a CDS encoding MerR family DNA-binding protein, which produces MTIAGLAREGSVGVETVRYYQRRGLIDEPARTGGSGLAGGVRRYGRDHVRRLRFIRSAQGAGFTLEEISELLALDATEDRDRARRLATERLAALDEKIDELQRARSALTRLVHACDASAAGPCPIIDAFDRR